A region of Sulfuricella denitrificans skB26 DNA encodes the following proteins:
- a CDS encoding type II toxin-antitoxin system HicA family toxin: protein MGNYDKLLFQLLRGLSDSNIGFDELCGLLCDLGFEKKTRGSHHIFRKAGVPQLIYLQRDGAKAKPYQVRQVRNIILQYQLGGGL from the coding sequence ATGGGGAATTACGATAAGCTGCTGTTTCAGTTGTTGCGCGGCCTGTCGGATAGCAATATTGGGTTTGACGAGTTATGCGGCCTGCTGTGCGATCTTGGATTTGAGAAGAAGACGCGCGGTAGCCATCATATTTTCCGGAAGGCCGGGGTGCCTCAGTTGATCTACTTGCAAAGGGATGGCGCCAAGGCCAAACCTTACCAAGTGAGACAAGTACGAAATATTATTCTCCAATATCAGCTTGGCGGAGGTTTGTAA
- a CDS encoding type II toxin-antitoxin system HicB family antitoxin — protein MDRYEIILYWSDEDNAFIAEVPELPGCMAHGESQEIALASVKQAIQLWIDTASEFGDPVPQPKGHRLMFA, from the coding sequence ATGGACAGATACGAAATCATTCTTTATTGGAGCGATGAAGACAATGCTTTCATTGCCGAAGTACCAGAACTACCAGGTTGCATGGCACACGGTGAGAGCCAGGAGATTGCGTTGGCCAGCGTTAAGCAGGCAATTCAGTTGTGGATTGATACCGCCAGCGAGTTTGGCGATCCTGTGCCACAGCCTAAGGGCCATCGTTTGATGTTTGCATAA
- the trpA gene encoding tryptophan synthase subunit alpha: MSRIAATFSTLKTQGKKALIPFITAGDPGPDQTVPLMHRLVEAGANILELGVPFSDPMADGPTIQRASERALKHGVSLRDVLGMVVEFRKKDMLTPVVLMGYANPIEAMGYEQFAAAAAVAGVDGVLTVDYPPEESAAFVEHLARHDIDPIYLLSPTTPEARMAQVGKLARGFIYYVSLKGVTGSATLDIAEVARKIPQIRAAVSLPVGIGFGIRDGQTAKTMSQIADAVVIGSRIVEEIENSTAASLLDNVYNLVKSFRDAMDGNK; this comes from the coding sequence ATGTCACGTATTGCAGCCACTTTCAGCACACTTAAAACGCAGGGCAAAAAAGCCCTGATCCCCTTTATTACCGCAGGCGATCCGGGGCCGGACCAGACGGTGCCGCTGATGCACCGTCTGGTCGAGGCGGGGGCGAATATTCTCGAGTTGGGGGTGCCGTTTTCCGACCCGATGGCAGATGGCCCGACCATCCAGCGCGCCAGCGAGCGGGCACTCAAGCATGGCGTCAGTCTTCGCGATGTGCTCGGCATGGTGGTCGAGTTTCGCAAAAAAGATATGCTGACGCCCGTGGTGCTGATGGGTTATGCCAATCCGATCGAAGCGATGGGCTACGAGCAGTTCGCAGCCGCTGCCGCAGTGGCCGGAGTGGACGGTGTTCTGACGGTGGACTATCCTCCAGAGGAGAGTGCTGCGTTCGTGGAGCATCTTGCTCGCCATGACATCGATCCGATCTACCTGCTGTCGCCGACCACGCCGGAAGCGAGGATGGCGCAGGTTGGCAAGCTGGCACGCGGCTTCATTTATTACGTTTCGCTCAAGGGAGTGACGGGTTCGGCCACTCTCGACATTGCCGAAGTGGCGAGGAAGATTCCGCAGATACGGGCGGCAGTCAGCCTGCCTGTGGGTATCGGTTTCGGCATTCGGGATGGCCAGACTGCAAAAACCATGTCACAAATCGCTGACGCAGTTGTGATTGGCAGTCGCATCGTGGAGGAAATCGAGAATTCGACGGCTGCATCCTTGCTGGATAATGTTTACAACCTGGTGAAGAGCTTCCGGGATGCCATGGATGGCAACAAATAA
- the accD gene encoding acetyl-CoA carboxylase, carboxyltransferase subunit beta, translating into MSWFQKLLPPKIKRKVEGTKKSMPEGLWSKCPSCEAVLYRADLEKNMEVCPKCSYHNRLSARTRLDLLLDPEGRFEIGAELQPVDFLKFKDSKRYTDRLTEAQRDTSESDALVVMQGSIKTLPLVVAAFEFKFMGGSMGSVVGERFVRGVQVCVEQNLPFVCFAASGGARMQEGLTSLMQMAKTSAALTQLAKARLPFISVLTDPTMGGVSASFAMLGDTIIAEPNALIGFAGPRVIEQTVRETLPEGFQRSEFLLEHGAIDMIVDRRELRDRLANLITMMMRLPSAQS; encoded by the coding sequence ATGAGCTGGTTCCAGAAATTACTCCCCCCCAAAATCAAGCGCAAGGTAGAGGGCACCAAGAAAAGCATGCCCGAGGGCTTGTGGAGCAAATGCCCTTCCTGCGAGGCCGTGCTGTACCGCGCCGACCTCGAAAAAAACATGGAGGTATGTCCAAAGTGCAGTTATCACAACCGCCTGTCGGCACGAACGCGGCTTGATCTGCTGCTCGATCCGGAAGGCCGTTTCGAAATCGGTGCGGAATTGCAGCCGGTGGATTTTCTTAAATTCAAGGACAGCAAGCGTTACACCGATCGCCTGACAGAAGCGCAGCGCGATACCAGCGAATCCGACGCGCTGGTGGTGATGCAGGGCAGTATTAAAACCTTGCCCCTGGTGGTGGCGGCATTCGAGTTCAAATTCATGGGTGGCTCGATGGGATCGGTGGTGGGTGAACGCTTCGTGCGCGGCGTTCAGGTCTGCGTCGAGCAGAATCTGCCGTTCGTATGTTTTGCTGCCAGTGGTGGTGCTCGCATGCAGGAAGGCCTGACCTCGCTGATGCAGATGGCCAAGACCAGCGCTGCGCTGACCCAGCTTGCCAAAGCCAGGCTGCCGTTCATTTCGGTGCTGACCGATCCTACCATGGGTGGTGTTTCCGCCAGTTTCGCCATGCTGGGTGATACCATCATTGCCGAACCCAATGCGCTGATCGGTTTCGCCGGACCACGCGTGATTGAGCAGACGGTGCGCGAAACCTTGCCGGAGGGCTTTCAGCGTTCCGAATTCCTGCTCGAGCATGGCGCGATCGACATGATCGTGGACCGTCGCGAGTTGCGCGACCGGCTGGCCAACCTGATTACCATGATGATGCGCTTGCCTTCGGCACAGTCCTGA
- the folC gene encoding bifunctional tetrahydrofolate synthase/dihydrofolate synthase has product MNSALSTQDSGLNSLAEWLGYLEQLHPKTIDLSLDRVAEVKQRLNLSPSFPIITVAGTNGKGSVCTMLEAVLLAAGYRVGLYTSPHLLRYNERVRINGEEVSDDAMCAAFAAVEQARGDVSLTYFEFGTLAAVWLFACAGLDVAILEVGLGGRLDAVNAFDTDCAVLTSVDFDHMEYLGDSRLAIGYEKAGIFRAGKPAVCGEFDVPYSVLAHAEKIGANLRRIGPDFGYDGLEPNQWRFTSSDGLRLSLPYPALRGDYQLGNASTCLAALEQLRARLPVAHDDIRRGLLEAVVPGRFQVLPGRPQRIFDVAHNPHAARALAENLRAMPPTGKVIAVFAMLRDKDIAGVVRVMKEQVDLWWVAGIGQPRGASADELMRVLEQEDLAQRAESFPTVAEAYRHACAKAAEDDKILVFGSFYTVAEAMILTAVEG; this is encoded by the coding sequence ATGAACTCAGCACTCAGCACTCAGGACTCAGGACTGAACAGCCTGGCTGAGTGGCTGGGCTATCTAGAACAACTGCACCCCAAAACCATCGACCTCAGCCTCGATCGGGTGGCTGAGGTAAAGCAGCGCCTTAACCTGAGTCCCTCATTTCCTATCATCACTGTCGCCGGCACCAACGGCAAAGGCTCGGTCTGCACCATGCTGGAGGCGGTCCTGCTGGCCGCCGGCTACCGTGTCGGCCTGTACACCTCGCCTCACCTGTTGCGCTACAACGAGCGGGTGCGGATTAATGGCGAAGAAGTCAGCGATGACGCCATGTGCGCAGCCTTTGCCGCTGTCGAACAGGCGCGCGGAGACGTTTCGCTGACCTATTTCGAGTTCGGTACCTTGGCCGCGGTATGGTTGTTTGCATGCGCCGGCCTGGATGTGGCAATTCTTGAAGTTGGGCTGGGCGGCAGGCTGGATGCGGTTAATGCTTTCGACACCGACTGTGCGGTACTGACCAGCGTGGACTTTGACCACATGGAATATCTCGGCGACAGTCGCTTGGCGATTGGTTATGAAAAGGCTGGAATTTTCCGCGCCGGCAAGCCAGCCGTTTGCGGCGAGTTTGATGTGCCTTACAGTGTATTGGCCCATGCCGAGAAAATCGGAGCAAATCTGCGCCGGATCGGTCCCGATTTCGGCTATGACGGCCTGGAGCCGAACCAGTGGCGTTTTACGAGCAGCGACGGGCTGCGCCTGTCGCTGCCTTATCCTGCCTTGCGCGGCGACTATCAATTGGGTAATGCTTCGACCTGCCTGGCCGCACTGGAGCAGCTCAGGGCACGGCTGCCGGTGGCCCACGACGACATCCGTCGTGGTCTGTTGGAGGCGGTAGTGCCTGGGCGTTTTCAGGTGCTGCCAGGACGCCCGCAGCGGATTTTCGATGTGGCGCACAACCCCCATGCGGCGAGGGCACTGGCCGAAAATCTTCGTGCCATGCCGCCGACAGGGAAAGTCATCGCCGTTTTCGCCATGTTGCGCGACAAGGATATTGCCGGGGTTGTGCGGGTGATGAAAGAACAAGTGGACCTGTGGTGGGTCGCCGGGATCGGGCAGCCACGCGGCGCGAGCGCCGATGAACTGATGCGCGTTCTGGAACAGGAAGATTTGGCGCAGCGTGCCGAGTCGTTCCCGACGGTGGCGGAAGCTTATCGCCATGCCTGTGCCAAGGCGGCCGAAGATGATAAAATTCTGGTCTTTGGTTCTTTTTACACTGTCGCGGAAGCGATGATACTAACAGCGGTTGAGGGATGA
- a CDS encoding SPOR domain-containing protein, whose product MANQYAMSDEEVQLRRRARRRLIGAVTLVTVMVIALPMVLDGESRQSGQDIAINIPSPGSSGDFVSRTAPVQPTPAPASPHPQPEKAVQAPVSAETQTPHVAPPVPPVKDTESAKAAAAASVELVPAVKEPAPQSKHKDEKSAVVTSKQEVVPFEIQLGAFANLANAKERQSRLAELKIKFYTETVKTPSGDKLRVRAGPYATRQEAERVQAKLKAAGIRDGVVAEKKG is encoded by the coding sequence ATGGCAAATCAGTATGCGATGAGCGACGAGGAAGTCCAACTCAGGCGACGCGCAAGAAGGCGCCTGATCGGGGCGGTCACCCTGGTTACCGTGATGGTGATCGCCCTGCCCATGGTGCTGGACGGCGAGTCCAGACAGTCCGGCCAGGATATTGCCATCAACATTCCATCACCGGGTTCGAGCGGGGACTTTGTTTCCCGAACAGCACCCGTGCAACCGACGCCAGCTCCAGCTTCGCCTCATCCACAGCCAGAGAAGGCCGTGCAGGCTCCGGTTTCAGCCGAAACGCAAACCCCGCATGTTGCGCCCCCTGTCCCGCCTGTCAAGGACACAGAATCCGCCAAAGCTGCAGCAGCAGCTTCCGTCGAGTTGGTTCCTGCTGTCAAGGAACCCGCTCCCCAGTCGAAACACAAGGACGAGAAATCGGCTGTGGTTACCTCCAAGCAGGAAGTGGTGCCATTCGAGATTCAACTGGGCGCGTTCGCCAACCTGGCCAATGCCAAAGAGCGCCAGTCCAGGCTGGCGGAGCTGAAGATCAAGTTTTACACTGAAACGGTGAAAACGCCGAGCGGTGACAAGCTGCGTGTGCGCGCTGGCCCTTATGCCACCCGCCAGGAAGCAGAGCGGGTACAAGCTAAACTGAAGGCGGCGGGTATCCGGGATGGTGTGGTTGCTGAGAAGAAAGGGTGA
- a CDS encoding CvpA family protein translates to MMLFDYTVLAVVGISILLGLLRGLVREALNLLAWVAAFWVANAYTVEIAPMLPEAIPTESVRFVAAFVLLFLGALLMMSLVTIAVTELIKTMKLGTYDKGLGALFGFLRGGLIVLTLVLLAGMTSLPHQGFWRNAMFSAPLEAFAADVKPWLPEGLSKRISYE, encoded by the coding sequence ATGATGCTTTTCGATTACACGGTGCTGGCCGTTGTCGGTATCTCTATCCTCCTCGGCTTGTTGCGCGGGTTGGTGCGCGAAGCGCTTAATCTGCTGGCGTGGGTGGCTGCATTCTGGGTGGCCAACGCCTATACGGTGGAAATTGCGCCCATGTTGCCGGAGGCGATTCCGACTGAGTCGGTGCGCTTTGTTGCTGCTTTTGTTCTGTTGTTTCTCGGCGCGCTGTTGATGATGAGCCTGGTGACGATTGCCGTGACGGAACTGATAAAAACCATGAAACTGGGTACCTACGACAAAGGTCTGGGCGCGCTGTTCGGCTTTCTGCGGGGAGGGTTGATCGTCCTTACGTTGGTGCTGTTGGCGGGGATGACCAGCCTGCCGCATCAGGGGTTTTGGCGCAATGCCATGTTCAGTGCGCCGCTGGAGGCGTTCGCGGCAGATGTGAAGCCGTGGCTGCCTGAAGGTTTGTCTAAACGAATTAGTTACGAGTGA
- the purF gene encoding amidophosphoribosyltransferase, translating into MCGILGIVAKSPVNQLLYDGLQVLQHRGQDAAGIVTGEGNTFHMHKANGLVRDVFRTRDMRNLLGNMGIAHVRYPTAGSASSSAEAQPFYVNSPFGIVLGHNGNLTNTEQLQEDLFRQDLRHVNTSSDSEVLLNVLAHELQENVSNHRLDPAAVFAAVAGVHRRCRGAYAVVAMIAGYGLIAFRDPFGIRPLVIGYCDTEQGREYLVASESVALDVLGFKMLRDVAPGEAILVDVEGNFHSQQCAASASLNPCIFEYVYLARPDSVIDGVSVYESRLRMGESLAEKIRTDFGHLKIDVVIPIPDTSRPSALQLANALGVPYREGFIKNRYIGRTFIMPGQAMRKKSVRQKLNAIGIEFQGKNVLLVDDSIVRGTTSQQIVQMAREAGATQVFFASAAPPVRYPNVYGIDMPTLQELLATGRNDEQIAREIGADALIYQNLDALERAVRMANPAIACFDTSCFDGRYITGDITPEYLAKIEHARNTPRPSGDSSSSKQLDLNLAREE; encoded by the coding sequence ATGTGCGGAATTTTAGGAATAGTGGCGAAAAGCCCGGTCAACCAGCTGCTCTACGACGGACTGCAAGTCTTGCAGCATCGCGGTCAGGATGCGGCGGGGATAGTCACCGGCGAGGGGAACACTTTCCACATGCACAAGGCCAACGGCTTGGTGCGTGACGTGTTCCGCACCCGCGACATGCGCAATCTGCTCGGTAACATGGGGATCGCCCATGTACGCTATCCCACAGCGGGGAGCGCTTCTTCCTCCGCCGAGGCGCAGCCATTCTACGTCAACTCACCGTTCGGCATCGTTCTCGGCCACAACGGCAATCTCACCAACACCGAGCAGTTGCAGGAAGATCTGTTCCGCCAGGATCTGCGCCACGTCAATACCAGCTCAGATTCCGAGGTTTTGCTCAACGTGCTGGCGCACGAGTTGCAGGAGAACGTTTCCAATCACCGGCTTGATCCTGCTGCCGTCTTTGCCGCGGTGGCCGGGGTGCATCGGCGCTGCCGGGGCGCCTATGCAGTGGTGGCGATGATTGCCGGTTATGGCCTGATCGCTTTTCGCGACCCCTTTGGCATCCGTCCGCTGGTGATCGGCTATTGCGATACCGAACAGGGGCGTGAGTATCTGGTTGCGTCGGAATCCGTCGCGCTCGACGTGCTGGGCTTCAAAATGCTGCGCGATGTGGCACCGGGCGAGGCAATCCTGGTCGATGTTGAGGGCAACTTCCACAGCCAGCAGTGCGCTGCCAGCGCCTCCCTCAATCCGTGTATTTTCGAATACGTGTACCTGGCACGGCCGGATTCGGTGATAGACGGGGTCTCAGTGTACGAAAGCCGGTTGCGTATGGGCGAGAGCCTGGCCGAGAAAATCCGTACCGATTTCGGCCACCTGAAAATTGACGTAGTGATCCCGATCCCCGACACCAGCAGGCCCAGTGCCCTGCAACTGGCGAACGCACTAGGAGTACCCTACCGCGAAGGATTCATCAAGAACCGCTACATCGGTCGAACCTTCATCATGCCGGGCCAGGCGATGCGCAAGAAGTCGGTGCGCCAGAAGCTCAATGCTATCGGCATCGAATTCCAGGGTAAGAACGTGCTGCTGGTCGACGATTCAATTGTGCGCGGCACGACCAGCCAGCAGATCGTGCAGATGGCGCGCGAAGCCGGTGCCACCCAGGTGTTCTTCGCCTCGGCTGCGCCGCCGGTGCGCTACCCCAACGTCTATGGTATCGACATGCCGACACTCCAGGAACTGCTCGCCACCGGCCGAAACGATGAACAGATTGCCCGCGAGATCGGCGCCGACGCACTGATCTACCAGAATCTCGATGCGCTGGAGCGCGCCGTACGGATGGCCAATCCGGCCATCGCCTGCTTCGATACCTCCTGCTTCGACGGCCGTTACATCACCGGCGACATCACCCCGGAGTATCTGGCGAAGATCGAGCATGCACGCAACACTCCGCGTCCATCGGGCGACTCTTCATCGAGCAAGCAACTGGATCTGAACCTGGCGAGGGAAGAATGA